DNA sequence from the Procambarus clarkii isolate CNS0578487 chromosome 9, FALCON_Pclarkii_2.0, whole genome shotgun sequence genome:
TGTTGAaccaatttttatatatatagcaaagcatttcgtttttttttttaaattttgtgatGCGCCTGGGAGCTTAAAGCTCAAATATAATAGAAACACGTTGGATAGTTAACATACTTTGAAAACTTTTCAGGGAAAAGTTGGCTATTACTGTTTAAAGTAAGACCACACTCTGaggaccaggaagcagccctcagtATCTGAGGGCTGTACGGCCAGTGAACATACATTCCACACCTGCAAAAATTGAAAATACACGTAAAGCACAATTTAATTTTACATATTTTATGTTTTAGAATATTGTCATTAAACCCTCGCGAAGGTGATACGATTTTTCAGGATTACCACCGAAAAATTACCTTAATTTCCCGAAGACGTTTTCCACAACGAGCAGCATGGAGTTGGTCATGGAGAGCAGGCCATAGAGGacctgcaggtggtggagggggaggcgGGTGAGGACCAGGAGCCTCGTCGACCACACCAGGAGGCGGCCCTTGAGGGACCACTGGGCGAAGGTGGCGAGGAAGGCGAGGTcgtcgctcaccaccaccaccgtcacgcacCATGACACCTGCCGCACCTGTTGTAATGAACATAAGAGTGAGCGCTGTTGGTATACGTATGCCAGTAACTGTCAAGGTCAGTCTCAAAGTATACGTGGTCGTAGTACGACAAATGAACTATTTGTTACAAGACTTACCTTCCGTGCTTCGGCGATCACTCTGTTCATCTGTGTTTGTGTAACGTTACAGTTGAGTGCGGGTGCTGACACATAGAACACTGCCACGCCTCCAGTGATACACAGCAGCTGTGtcgcctgcaacacacacacataaacaaaatAAATTCTGCCATGGCTTTAATGGCATACATTATTACTTTTTTCACACAAAATATCATATGCAAGCAAGTCAGCTGCTTAAGAATTTATTCAAAATAACATGAATGGTATAATACCTGAAAGAGAGCAGTGGAGGAGGTGGTTCCATCAGTGAGCATCATGACTGAGCACCGGGGATCACCATCTCCTGACAACACAGCATCCACCGCCCTGGCTGCTAGCGGCAGCAgcgcctcctcctccacaactgcCAACAACACATCACTCTTCACCGCCAATATTATAACTCTCCTCTCCCGGGCAACGGCAGATTTATGTGTTAGAATCTTGTGCTGCGTATTTCCATTAGTTACATATAATAACTGAATGTTCCTTAATATATCACCTATTATTTATTCTAACGAGGACAATATATTACTCACCAGGGGTGGCACCACATGCTTTACTCACCAGGGGTGACACCACATGCTTTACTCACCAGGGGTGGCACCACATGCTTTACTCACCAGGGGTGGCACCACATGCTTTACTCACCAGGGGTGACACCACATGCTTTACTCACCAGGGCTGGCACCACATGCTTTACTCACCAGGGGTGACACCACATGCTTTACTCAACAGGGGTGGCACCACATGCTTTACTCACCAGGGGTGGCACCACATGCTTTACTCACCAGGGGTGGCACCACATGCTTTACTCACCAGTGGTGGCACCACATGCTTTACTCATTAGGGGTGACACCACATGCTTTACTCAACAGGGGTGGCACCACATGCTTTACTCACCAGGGGTGGCACCACATGCTTTACTCACCAGGGGTGGCACCACATGCTTTACTCACCAG
Encoded proteins:
- the LOC123748776 gene encoding uncharacterized protein; translated protein: MWSEHLVSNACGPPPLHKILTHKSAVARERRVIILAVKSDVLLAVVEEEALLPLAARAVDAVLSGDGDPRCSVMMLTDGTTSSTALFQATQLLCITGGVAVFYVSAPALNCNVTQTQMNRVIAEARKVRQVSWCVTVVVVSDDLAFLATFAQWSLKGRLLVWSTRLLVLTRLPLHHLQVLYGLLSMTNSMLLVVENVFGKLRCGMYVHWPYSPQILRAASWSSECGLTLNSNSQLFPEKFSKYVNYPTCFYYI